Proteins found in one Xenopus laevis strain J_2021 chromosome 1L, Xenopus_laevis_v10.1, whole genome shotgun sequence genomic segment:
- the adamts10.L gene encoding A disintegrin and metalloproteinase with thrombospondin motifs 10 isoform X3: MAIIWSLLAWAFTLTAARTVKVRVPKQPSKDFLSSLSHYEIAFPAQVDQNGNFLTYDLRQAPPSFRRPRRSLSEETERQLFYRLQAQSSTFLLNLTLQTELLGQHFTVEYWKSGGVDWKHELYEDCHYVGHIQDQQLSSRVAISNCNGLLGVIVSGDDEYLIEPLPVGSNFTHNGEGTPHVVYKRSSLQRQHLEAACGVIDDKPWKDRHWWMRNPRPPPLRPGSNQTQQGPFPLKRSVSAERYVETLVVADKMMIGYHGRRDIEQYILAIMNIVAKLFQDSSLGNIVNIMVTRLILLTEDQPTLELNHHAGKSLDSFCRWQKSIVSRNGNAISESGIADHDTAVLITRYDICIYKNKPCGTLGLAPVGGMCERERSCSINEDIGLATAFTIAHEVGHTFGMNHDGIGNGCGSRGQETAKLMAAHITMKTNPFVWSACSRDYITSFLDSGLGVCLNNAPPRQDFVYPTQAPGQAYDADDQCRFQHGVKSRQCKYGEVCSELWCLSKSGRCITNSIPAAEGTICQTNTIEKGWCYKRECVPFGTRPEGVDGAWGSWSLWGECSRTCGGGVSSSVRHCDSPRPTIGGKYCLGERKRYRSCNIDDCPSGSQDFREMQCAEFDNVPFRGKYYSWKSYRGGGVKSCSLNCLAEGFNFYTERAAAVIDGTLCRQDSYDICVNGECKHVGCDRILGSDTKEDKCRVCGGDGSTCETIEGIFNQSLSEGGYEEVIWIPKGSVHIDIRQLNISLSYLALKAKEGSEYYINGRFPPDTPRRFDVAGTIFHYRRPQEEPESLEALGPTNTTLIVMVAVREELLPGIRYKFNAPINRVTQNSYAWFLSSWAKCSAICAGGVQLQRVLCKKVSDGSTVSEDLCDQSTRIQEKQRSCNTEPCPPEWALGSWSECSRSCNSGVRTRSVICQRRVSASDKKSLDDASCPQPRPSMLEPCNTDTCPPEWVPLDWSEVLHILSWP, from the exons ATTTCCTCTCCAGTCTGAGCCATTATGAGATCGCATTCCCGGCACAGGTGGACCAGAATGGGAACTTCCTGACCTACGACCTCCGTCAAGCCCCACCAAGTTTTCGACGCCCCAGGAGGAGTCTTTCCGAAGAGACAGAGCGCCAACTCTTCTATCGGCTACAAGCACAGAGTTCTACATTTCTTCTTAATCTAACCCTGCAGACAGAGCTTCTGGGCCAGCACTTTACTGTAGAGTATTGGAAGAGTGGAGGTGTGGACTGGAAGCATGAACTCTATGAGGATTGTCACTATGTGGGTCACATTCAAGACCAGCAGCTAAGCTCCAGGGTGGCCATCAGCAACTGCAATGGCCTG CTTGGAGTTATAGTATCAGGGGATGATGAATATCTCATTGAACCACTTCCCGTGGGGAGCAACTTCACCCACAATGGCGAGGGGACGCCACATGTGGTATACAAAAGGTCATCTTTGCAACGCCAACACTTGGAGGCTGCCTGTGGGGTAATAG ATGACAAGCCTTGGAAAGATCGCCATTGGTGGATGCGGAACCCAAGGCCCCCGCCTCTTCGGCCAGGATCCAACCAGACACAGCAAGGACCATTTCCCCTTAAGCGGTCTGTTAGTGCAGAAAGATATGTAGAGACCTTGGTTGTAGCAGATAAAATGATGATTGGCTACCATGGGAGGAGAGACATTGAACAGTATATTCTTGCTATTATGAACATT GTTGCCAAACTTTTCCAGGACTCAAGTCTGGGGAACATTGTGAACATCATGGTCACACGTTTAATTCTCTTGACAGAGGACCAG CCAACACTAGAGCTTAATCATCATGCTGGAAAGTCCCTTGACAGCTTCTGCCGGTGGCAAAAATCCATTGTAAGCCGTAATGGTAATGCAATTTCAGAGAGTGGCATTGCTGATCATGACACAGCAGTACTTATAACCAG ATACGACATTTGCATTTACAAAAACAAGCCATGTGGAACACTAG GTTTGGCACCTGTGGGTGGGATGTGTGAGCGAGAGAGAAGCTGCAGTATAAACGAAGACATTGGCCTAGCTACCGCTTTCACTATTGCACACGAGGTGGGACACAC ATTTGGTATGAATCATGATGGAATTGGTAATGGATGTGGTTCCCGAGGCCAGGAGACAGCCAAGCTCATGGCAGCCCATATAACTATGAAGACCAACCCATTTGTGTGGTCTGCTTGCAGCCGGGATTACATAACTAGCTTCTTAGA TTCAGGCCTGGGTGTGTGTTTAAACAATGCTCCACCACGTCAGGACTTTGTATATCCCACCCAAGCTCCAGGACAAGCGTATGATGCAGATGATCAATGCCGCTTCCAACATGGAGTTAAATCTCGCCAGTGTAAATATGGG gaaGTTTGTAGTGAGTTGTGGTGTCTTAGCAAATCTGGCCGTTGCATCACTAACAGCATCCCTGCAGCTGAGGGGACCATTTGCCAGACAAACACAATTGAAAAGGGG TGGTGTTATAAGAGGGAATGTGTTCCCTTTGGAACACGTCCAGAGGGAGTGGATGGAGCATGGGGATCCTGGTCTTTGTGGGGAGAGTGCAGCAGGACCTGTGGAGGAGGTGTATCTTCATCTGTCCGTCACTGTGACAGCCCAAG GCCTACTATTGGAGGAAAGTATTGTCTGGGCGAGAGAAAGAGATATCGATCATGCAATATTGAT GACTGCCCCTCTGGCTCGCAGGATTTCCGGGAAATGCAGTGTGCAGAGTTTGATAATGTGCCTTTTCGGGGAAAATATTACTCATGGAAGAGCTACAGAGGAG GTGGTGTAAAGTCTTGCTCACTTAACTGCCTGGCCGAGGGATTCAACTTCTATACTGAGCGGGCAGCTGCCGTGATTGATGGGACCCTCTGTAGACAGGACTCCTATGATATCTGTGTCAATGGGGAGTGCAAG catgtaggCTGTGATCGGATCTTGGGTTCTGATACCAAAGAAGACAAATGTCGTGTTTGTGGAGGAGATGGCAGCACTTGCGAGACTATTGAGGGTATCTTTAACCAGTCCCTGTCAGAGGGAG GATATGAGGAAGTCATTTGGATCCCTAAAGGCTCAGTACATATTGATATTCGCCAGCTTAACATATCACTCAGTTACCTAG CCTTGAAAGCAAAGGAAGGCAGTGAATATTATATCAACGGAAGGTTTCCTCCAGATACCCCTCGAAGATTTGATGTAGCTGGCACCATCTTTCATTACAGGAGGCCTCAGGAAGAGCCAGAGTCATTGGAGGCTTTAGGGCCTACTAATACCACATTGATTGTTATG GTGGCAGTAAGAGAGGAACTGCTGCCTGGAATCCGGTACAAgtttaatgccccaatcaatcgAGTCACACAGAACAGTTACGCATGGTTTCTCAGCTCATGGGCCAAGTGCTCAGCCATTTGTGCTGGAG gtgTGCAACTTCAGCGGGTGCTCTGTAAAAAGGTTTCTGACGGATCCACTGTCTCTGAGGACTTGTGTGATCAAAGCACCAGGATTCAGGAGAAGCAGCGTTCATGCAACACTGAACCCTGTCCCCCTGA GTGGGCATTAGGTTCTTGGTCTGAGTGCAGTCGTAGCTGCAATTCTGGAGTACGCACTCGCAGTGTAATATGTCAGCGTCGGGTTTCGGCAAGTGACAAGAAGTCTCTGGATGATGCCTCCTGCCCTCAACCTCGCCCATCCATGCTTGAACCCTGcaacacagacacatgtccaccTGAATGGGTGCCTTTGGACTGGTCTGAG GTACTGCATATTTTGAGTTGGCCGTAA